A section of the Pyxidicoccus xibeiensis genome encodes:
- a CDS encoding prephenate dehydrogenase/arogenate dehydrogenase family protein — MTERIALLGYGRFGRALSGLLLEAGVAHRVLDPRQAEVPPTLRASSLPEVLAGAGLVVLAMPVSAMRATLEELRPHLSPGQAVLDVGSVKVKPVQVLASVLGRDIPWAGTHPLFGPASLARGDRPLRTVVCPNELHPDAVRRARALFERLGCEVTEMSPDAHDGLMARTHVLTFFLAHGLARAEAGKDLPFAPPSFQPIARLVEYARQEVPHLLGVVQSENPYGRDARVGLMDALTRLHLELEASRASASPAASEAIPTPPGLSEVRERIDVLDRELVELLARRARLVQQAAKVKAEHGLPLPDMGREKSLLEVRRQWASEHKVDADAVEDVFRAVLRFSRRTPQD, encoded by the coding sequence ATGACGGAGCGCATCGCGTTGCTGGGCTATGGCCGCTTCGGCCGTGCCCTGTCGGGACTGTTGCTGGAGGCCGGTGTTGCGCACCGGGTGCTCGACCCCCGGCAGGCCGAGGTGCCTCCCACGCTCCGCGCGAGCTCGCTCCCGGAGGTGCTCGCCGGAGCGGGGCTCGTCGTGCTCGCCATGCCGGTGTCTGCCATGCGCGCGACGCTGGAGGAGCTCCGCCCGCACCTGTCACCCGGGCAGGCCGTGCTCGACGTAGGCAGCGTGAAGGTGAAGCCCGTGCAGGTGCTCGCCTCCGTGCTCGGGCGCGACATCCCCTGGGCCGGCACGCACCCGCTCTTCGGCCCGGCCAGCCTCGCGCGAGGCGACCGCCCGCTGCGCACCGTCGTGTGCCCGAACGAGCTCCACCCCGACGCCGTACGGCGGGCCCGGGCGCTGTTCGAGCGACTGGGGTGCGAGGTGACGGAGATGTCGCCGGATGCGCACGACGGGCTGATGGCGCGCACGCACGTCCTCACGTTCTTCCTGGCACACGGCCTGGCGCGAGCGGAGGCCGGCAAGGACCTCCCCTTCGCGCCGCCGAGCTTCCAGCCCATTGCCCGCCTGGTGGAGTACGCACGCCAGGAGGTGCCGCACCTGCTCGGCGTCGTGCAGTCGGAGAATCCCTACGGCCGGGACGCGCGCGTGGGGCTGATGGATGCGCTCACGCGACTGCACCTGGAGCTCGAGGCCTCGCGGGCATCGGCCAGCCCCGCGGCGTCCGAGGCCATCCCCACGCCGCCCGGACTGAGCGAGGTCCGCGAGCGCATCGACGTCCTGGACCGAGAGCTGGTGGAGTTGCTGGCCCGGCGCGCACGCCTGGTCCAGCAGGCAGCGAAGGTGAAGGCGGAGCACGGCCTGCCCCTGCCTGACATGGGCCGGGAGAAGAGCCTGCTGGAGGTGCGGCGCCAGTGGGCCTCGGAGCACAAGGTGGACGCCGACGCGGTGGAGGACGTGTTCCGCGCCGTGCTGCGCTTCTCCCGCCGCACGCCTCAGGACTGA
- a CDS encoding crotonase/enoyl-CoA hydratase family protein — protein MDGTYKSLRIEKGEGVAELVLTGPGKGNAMGPDFWREMPEAIRALDADDSVRVVLVRGDGPNFTYGLDLMGMMESLGPLLTGEGNLALERLKLLKLIGEMQQATEGLARCRKPVIAAVHGWCIGGGMDLIAACDFRYCSQDAKFSLREVKVGIVADLGALQRLPRIIGEGNTRELAYTGGDVDSARALRMGLVNEVFPTPEALLTEARATARRVADNPPLVVQGAKQVMEYCADKSVADGLRYVAVWNSAFLQSHDLAEAFTAFAERRPPRFQGR, from the coding sequence ATGGACGGCACGTACAAGTCGCTGCGCATCGAGAAGGGTGAGGGCGTCGCCGAGCTGGTGCTCACCGGCCCGGGCAAGGGCAACGCCATGGGGCCCGACTTCTGGCGGGAGATGCCCGAGGCCATCCGGGCCCTGGACGCGGATGACTCCGTGCGCGTGGTGCTCGTGCGCGGCGACGGCCCGAACTTCACCTACGGCCTGGACCTCATGGGGATGATGGAGTCCCTCGGGCCCCTCCTCACCGGTGAGGGCAACCTGGCCCTGGAGCGGCTGAAGCTGCTCAAGCTCATCGGGGAGATGCAGCAGGCCACCGAGGGCCTCGCCCGCTGCCGCAAGCCCGTCATCGCCGCGGTGCACGGCTGGTGCATCGGTGGCGGCATGGACCTCATCGCAGCGTGTGACTTCCGGTACTGCTCGCAGGACGCGAAGTTCTCCCTGCGCGAGGTGAAGGTCGGCATCGTCGCGGACCTCGGCGCGCTCCAGCGCCTGCCGCGCATCATCGGCGAAGGCAACACGCGCGAGCTGGCGTACACCGGCGGAGACGTGGACTCCGCGCGGGCACTGCGGATGGGACTCGTCAACGAGGTGTTCCCCACGCCGGAAGCGCTGCTCACCGAGGCGCGGGCCACCGCGCGGCGCGTCGCCGACAACCCGCCGCTCGTCGTCCAGGGCGCCAAGCAGGTGATGGAGTACTGCGCAGACAAGTCCGTGGCCGACGGCCTGCGCTACGTGGCGGTGTGGAACTCCGCGTTCCTCCAGTCGCATGACCTCGCCGAGGCCTTCACCGCCTTCGCCGAGCGCCGGCCTCCCCGCTTCCAGGGTCGTTGA